One genomic segment of Paenibacillus durus includes these proteins:
- a CDS encoding polysaccharide deacetylase family protein, whose translation MREKVKVLITMFLIVLLITSCSKNNLDVNASATPESEQVQVANETTIANSGNNNSNKQGESQTTKTIPYSIVNESYTDKDITIRYPQVIGIDDSKRQEKINELLKFEALVPLDGYLSSTADYDLSMDIDYEITWKSQNLLSVQYKGSSYSDEAAYPLDLFYTINIDINHGKKIRLKDAIKLDTRSIMLHRI comes from the coding sequence ATGAGAGAAAAAGTGAAGGTACTAATTACAATGTTTTTAATTGTTCTACTGATCACATCGTGTAGTAAAAATAATTTAGATGTTAATGCAAGCGCAACTCCAGAATCAGAGCAAGTTCAAGTTGCTAATGAAACGACTATAGCAAATAGCGGGAATAATAATTCGAACAAGCAAGGAGAGTCTCAAACTACTAAAACTATACCTTATTCAATAGTCAATGAAAGCTACACTGATAAAGATATAACTATAAGGTACCCACAAGTCATTGGAATAGATGATAGTAAAAGACAAGAAAAAATTAATGAGTTGTTAAAATTCGAAGCACTTGTCCCCTTAGATGGTTATCTTAGCAGTACTGCTGATTACGATCTCTCTATGGATATTGATTATGAAATTACATGGAAGAGTCAAAACTTACTGAGTGTTCAATATAAAGGGTCTAGTTATTCAGACGAGGCTGCTTACCCACTGGATTTGTTTTATACGATAAATATAGATATTAATCATGGTAAGAAGATAAGGCTAAAGGATGCAATTAAACTCGATACAAGATCTATAATGCTACATAGAATCTAG
- a CDS encoding RHS repeat-associated core domain-containing protein — protein MKENPYRYAAYYWDRKTQYYYLQARYYDPRPARFISEDTYEGGINDPLTLNLYTYVSINKGGLEWRKLLLL, from the coding sequence GTGAAGGAAAACCCATACCGCTATGCCGCCTATTACTGGGATCGGAAGACACAGTACTATTACCTGCAAGCCCGCTACTACGACCCACGCCCGGCCCGATTTATATCGGAGGATACGTATGAGGGTGGGATTAATGATCCGCTGACGTTGAATTTGTATACGTATGTTAGTATAAATAAGGGGGGATTAGAATGGAGAAAACTTTTGTTGTTGTAA
- a CDS encoding DUF1871 family protein has translation MQNKINEIINKWNPVEIYPLLEDEYSSESKKIVEALGKIKSIDDLAVGIFSIFKQSFGKEFTKSIEECKVIAEEIMKYQQWMLDFRP, from the coding sequence ATGCAAAATAAGATTAATGAAATAATCAATAAATGGAATCCTGTAGAAATATATCCATTATTAGAAGATGAGTACTCTTCTGAATCAAAAAAAATAGTCGAAGCATTAGGGAAAATTAAGTCAATTGATGATTTAGCAGTTGGAATCTTTAGTATTTTTAAGCAGTCCTTTGGAAAGGAATTTACAAAGTCCATCGAGGAATGTAAGGTGATTGCAGAAGAAATAATGAAGTATCAACAGTGGATGCTAGACTTTCGACCTTGA
- a CDS encoding helix-turn-helix domain-containing protein — MNKKYEVRLEPKERERIEQLLHADSTSPGIRRRCLVLLLSDENQGAIPKQAEIAQRSGVSDVTVYYTVKDYSTRGLEETLCYRRRAEPARPSPITGEVEARIIALACSEPPKGYARWTIRLLTRRVIELNILESVGRETIRTTLKKQNLSLT; from the coding sequence ATGAATAAAAAATACGAGGTTCGGCTCGAACCGAAAGAACGCGAAAGGATTGAACAGCTTCTCCATGCCGATTCTACGTCCCCCGGCATTCGCCGCCGCTGTCTCGTGCTGCTGCTTTCGGACGAAAATCAAGGTGCCATCCCCAAGCAGGCTGAAATTGCCCAGCGCTCAGGGGTCAGTGATGTGACGGTCTATTACACGGTAAAAGACTATTCCACCCGCGGACTGGAGGAGACGCTCTGTTACCGTCGACGCGCCGAACCGGCACGTCCTTCGCCGATCACCGGTGAGGTGGAAGCCCGAATCATCGCGCTAGCCTGTTCCGAACCCCCAAAGGGGTATGCTCGCTGGACGATTCGTTTGTTGACCCGTCGAGTCATCGAACTGAATATTTTGGAATCCGTTGGACGAGAAACCATTCGGACGACTTTAAAAAAACAAAACTTAAGCCTCACTTGA
- a CDS encoding IS630 family transposase, which produces MRWTRNHSDDFKKTKLKPHLKKQWCIPAKSNSEFVARMEDVLETYALPYDPEIPLICMDEQPIQLLDHSRPPQTMKPGQVLREDYEYVRKGSCSLFLFTEPLAGWRHVQASERRTKSDWALQIHELLEVHYPGAKRVRLVMGNLNTHTISSLYETFTPEQALALAKRLEIHYTPKHGSWLNIAEIELSALTIQCLNRRIASIEELQAEVSAWETERNQIQKSVDWQFTTEQARGKLKHLYPEI; this is translated from the coding sequence ATCCGTTGGACGAGAAACCATTCGGACGACTTTAAAAAAACAAAACTTAAGCCTCACTTGAAAAAACAATGGTGCATTCCCGCCAAATCCAACAGTGAGTTTGTCGCTCGGATGGAAGACGTCTTAGAGACCTACGCCCTTCCTTATGACCCTGAAATCCCGCTCATTTGTATGGATGAACAGCCGATCCAACTGTTGGATCATTCGCGGCCTCCACAAACCATGAAGCCTGGACAGGTTCTGCGAGAAGATTACGAATATGTTCGTAAAGGAAGCTGCAGTCTGTTTCTGTTCACGGAGCCGCTCGCCGGGTGGCGTCACGTGCAGGCTTCGGAAAGGCGTACGAAGTCCGATTGGGCTCTGCAGATCCATGAGCTGCTGGAAGTTCACTATCCAGGGGCGAAACGGGTTCGGCTGGTGATGGGCAACTTGAATACCCATACGATCTCATCCTTGTATGAAACCTTTACACCTGAACAGGCATTGGCCTTGGCGAAACGATTGGAAATCCATTACACCCCCAAACATGGCAGCTGGCTGAACATCGCTGAAATTGAACTCAGTGCACTGACGATTCAATGCCTGAACCGCCGAATCGCCTCCATTGAAGAATTACAAGCCGAGGTGTCGGCTTGGGAAACCGAACGCAACCAAATCCAGAAATCCGTCGATTGGCAATTTACCACCGAGCAGGCACGAGGCAAGTTAAAGCATTTGTATCCTGAAATTTGA
- a CDS encoding polymorphic toxin-type HINT domain-containing protein → MLGRRVSKTRFNHTGETQEVTNYVYKGDTWVITEERDGAGGVTKSYSYDTNERPLTITYKGQTYWYVYNGHGDVVALTDAEGKVAARYEYDAWGLVTGMYNRYGERVREGIGWMGDLGSGNGSPGSLQGPEDESGNTEPDYHPGNGNANGKANGKANSEPSEEQTVTGDSAAAEETVTATSAGITDLVTEEAEPTEDITTELVKENPYRYAAYYWDRKTQYYYLQARYYDPRQARFISEDTVEGEIEAPPTLNLYTYVMNNPLMYTDPTGHIAWYQYDDLGRGVYDSMKGMVTGLLSPSTYKGLYQLGKAIYKKEISFTELGKSVVDSAVGPYRYLALNTGKVFGGKPSNRQVRTYGENLGEVLISFAGSAKAMGLIGKVAPALAKKLKHIKIKRPSAGEKIGSKGTGKALKSCNCFVGGTKVQTDEGEKPIEKIEVGDKVLSKDEVTGEVAYKEVTATFNHESDEIYKIHVGDQVIESTYNHPFWVEGKGWTFVKDLKPRDLLVQSDGHTLKIDSIEVERKHVTVYNMTVDEFHTYFVSDLGIWVHNTGGKCPTDILKTQKERGPTQKLTNSEVKDLAKYLGFKEVKGGKKGLVFTDGKVFITQDLDSHIGGIWKMSKTIEKLNKKETRMGTYDAHLKRIGD, encoded by the coding sequence ATGCTGGGACGGAGAGTCAGCAAGACCCGATTTAATCATACGGGCGAAACGCAGGAAGTAACGAACTACGTCTATAAAGGCGATACTTGGGTCATCACCGAGGAACGGGATGGAGCCGGCGGGGTCACGAAGTCGTATTCATACGATACGAACGAGCGGCCGCTGACGATTACGTACAAGGGACAGACCTATTGGTACGTATACAACGGCCACGGGGATGTCGTCGCGCTGACGGATGCCGAGGGCAAAGTAGCGGCCCGCTACGAATATGATGCCTGGGGTCTGGTGACCGGCATGTACAATCGGTATGGCGAGCGTGTGCGTGAAGGTATTGGCTGGATGGGGGATCTCGGAAGCGGCAACGGCAGCCCGGGCTCCTTGCAGGGACCGGAAGACGAGAGCGGCAACACCGAGCCGGACTACCATCCCGGCAACGGCAACGCCAATGGAAAGGCTAATGGCAAGGCCAATAGCGAGCCAAGCGAGGAACAGACCGTAACCGGCGATTCGGCAGCGGCGGAAGAAACGGTTACCGCCACCTCTGCAGGAATCACCGACCTCGTAACGGAGGAAGCGGAGCCAACTGAGGATATCACAACGGAGCTGGTGAAGGAAAACCCATACCGCTATGCCGCCTATTACTGGGATCGGAAGACGCAGTACTACTACCTGCAAGCCCGCTACTACGACCCGCGCCAGGCCCGGTTTATATCTGAGGATACGGTAGAAGGGGAGATCGAGGCTCCGCCTACGCTGAACTTGTATACGTACGTCATGAACAATCCGCTGATGTACACGGACCCGACGGGACATATTGCCTGGTATCAATACGACGACTTGGGTCGCGGGGTGTATGATTCTATGAAGGGAATGGTCACCGGACTGCTGTCCCCAAGTACGTACAAAGGATTATATCAGCTGGGCAAAGCCATTTATAAAAAGGAAATCTCTTTTACAGAGCTGGGCAAATCCGTCGTCGATTCGGCAGTTGGACCGTATAGATACCTGGCGTTAAACACGGGTAAAGTATTCGGTGGAAAACCAAGCAACAGGCAGGTCCGAACCTATGGAGAAAACCTGGGAGAGGTGCTAATCTCCTTTGCCGGAAGCGCCAAAGCGATGGGCCTGATTGGAAAAGTCGCTCCTGCATTAGCAAAAAAGCTGAAGCATATTAAGATCAAACGGCCTTCTGCGGGAGAAAAAATTGGCTCTAAGGGTACGGGTAAAGCCTTAAAATCATGTAACTGTTTTGTTGGCGGGACAAAGGTTCAAACAGACGAAGGGGAGAAACCTATCGAGAAAATCGAGGTAGGGGATAAGGTTCTCTCTAAGGATGAAGTAACAGGCGAGGTAGCGTATAAAGAAGTAACGGCAACGTTCAATCATGAGTCGGATGAGATTTATAAAATCCATGTGGGCGACCAAGTTATAGAATCGACCTATAATCATCCGTTTTGGGTGGAGGGCAAGGGATGGACCTTCGTCAAAGACCTCAAACCTAGAGACTTGCTTGTTCAGAGCGATGGGCATACACTCAAGATAGACAGCATTGAGGTAGAGCGCAAGCACGTCACGGTCTACAACATGACAGTGGATGAGTTCCATACCTATTTTGTCAGTGACCTTGGGATTTGGGTGCATAATACTGGAGGAAAGTGCCCTACAGATATATTAAAAACCCAAAAAGAACGTGGCCCTACTCAAAAGTTAACCAATTCAGAAGTAAAGGATTTAGCAAAATATTTAGGGTTCAAAGAAGTTAAAGGTGGAAAAAAGGGATTAGTATTTACAGATGGGAAGGTATTTATTACCCAAGACCTTGATTCTCATATTGGAGGAATTTGGAAAATGTCTAAGACAATAGAGAAGTTGAATAAGAAAGAAACAAGAATGGGTACTTATGATGCACATCTCAAACGGATAGGGGATTGA
- a CDS encoding DUF3289 family protein, protein MGSGEGSVEGIDSLFETGQIEHILAAIDNIVNGEVNLPPGGHDKLFERIREVGKGYTVIGTKYTYNTRNQLVHREDLIRYEEYDYSYDDAGNLLTDARSKYEWNARGQLTKVTFPDGFGEKYAYDMLGRRISKTRFNHTGETQEVTNYVYKGDTWVITEERDGAGGVTKSYSYDTNERPLTITYKGQTYWYVYNGYGDVVALTDAEGKIAARYEYDAWGLVTGMYNRYGERVREGIGWMGDLGSGNGSPGSLQGPEDESGNTEPDYHPGNGNGKANGKANGKANGKANGEPSQEQTVTDDSAAVEQTVTDTSAGITDLVTEEAEPTEDITTELVKENPYRYAAYYWDRKTQYYYLQARYYDPRPARFISEDTYEGEINNPLTLNLYTYVENNPLNYTDPSGHRSGADDDTGRFVKPTYEAYEEAKLLIYQTEIRKNPEDMQYNDKSKKQLEDILSAWYYQDEFKNKDEDDWRRDFEFLVRLTSIGDMEDIALDMVDHFMSGTGTPYRNNTLTNKVRNKGVVKEYVSDIKKTVKKLLKKYNGDTSKLKYNAADRDNSLMVEAMSHKINQPSFNGFLDSKVKGYGITIHGFEGNSIKLSSVKKNGSTYSGTLHFMLWDNFGLDEEDVTQQRQWGGLRSWYILQHYTELKGRHKPFLTIIEFDEKL, encoded by the coding sequence GTGGGATCAGGAGAAGGATCGGTCGAGGGAATAGACAGCTTGTTCGAAACCGGCCAAATCGAACACATCCTGGCCGCGATCGACAACATCGTCAATGGCGAAGTCAACCTGCCGCCGGGCGGTCATGATAAGCTGTTCGAACGCATTCGCGAAGTCGGAAAAGGATATACGGTCATCGGAACGAAATATACGTACAATACCCGCAATCAGCTGGTTCACCGGGAAGACCTGATCCGGTACGAGGAATACGATTACTCATATGACGATGCCGGAAATCTGCTGACTGACGCCCGCAGCAAATATGAGTGGAATGCGCGCGGGCAGCTGACCAAAGTCACCTTCCCGGACGGGTTCGGTGAGAAGTATGCCTATGATATGCTGGGGCGTAGGATCAGCAAGACCCGGTTCAATCATACGGGCGAAACGCAAGAAGTAACGAACTATGTCTATAAAGGCGATACTTGGGTCATCACCGAGGAACGGGATGGAGCCGGCGGGGTCACGAAGTCGTATTCATACGATACGAACGAGCGGCCGCTGACGATTACGTACAAGGGACAGACCTATTGGTATGTATACAACGGCTACGGGGATGTCGTCGCGCTGACGGATGCCGAGGGCAAAATAGCGGCCCGGTACGAATACGATGCCTGGGGTCTGGTAACCGGCATGTACAACCGGTATGGCGAGCGTGTGCGTGAAGGTATTGGCTGGATGGGGGATCTCGGAAGCGGCAACGGCAGCCCGGGCTCCTTGCAGGGACCGGAAGACGAGAGCGGCAACACCGAACCGGACTACCATCCCGGCAACGGCAATGGCAAGGCTAATGGTAAGGCTAATGGAAAGGCTAATGGCAAGGCCAATGGCGAGCCAAGCCAGGAACAGACCGTAACCGACGATTCGGCAGCGGTGGAACAAACAGTCACGGACACCTCTGCAGGAATCACCGACCTTGTAACGGAGGAAGCGGAGCCGACCGAGGATATCACAACAGAGCTGGTGAAGGAAAACCCATACCGCTATGCCGCCTATTACTGGGATCGGAAGACGCAGTACTACTACCTGCAAGCCCGTTACTACGACCCGCGCCCGGCCCGGTTTATATCGGAGGATACGTATGAAGGGGAGATTAATAATCCGCTGACGTTGAATTTGTATACGTATGTGGAGAATAATCCATTGAATTATACAGATCCGAGTGGACATAGATCAGGAGCAGATGATGACACAGGAAGATTCGTCAAACCAACCTATGAAGCTTACGAAGAGGCTAAATTGCTAATCTATCAAACGGAAATAAGAAAGAACCCTGAGGACATGCAATACAATGATAAGTCTAAAAAACAACTAGAGGATATATTAAGTGCTTGGTATTATCAAGATGAATTCAAGAATAAGGATGAAGATGATTGGCGAAGAGATTTTGAATTTTTAGTTAGACTCACTTCTATAGGGGATATGGAAGATATCGCATTGGATATGGTTGACCATTTCATGTCTGGAACAGGCACTCCATATAGAAACAACACGCTAACAAATAAAGTCCGAAATAAAGGGGTTGTTAAGGAGTATGTTAGCGATATCAAGAAAACGGTCAAGAAGTTGTTGAAGAAGTATAATGGTGATACATCCAAATTAAAATATAATGCAGCAGATAGAGATAATAGTTTAATGGTAGAAGCAATGAGTCATAAAATTAATCAACCTTCTTTTAATGGATTCTTAGATAGTAAAGTTAAAGGTTATGGAATTACAATTCATGGTTTTGAGGGGAATAGTATTAAATTATCATCAGTTAAAAAAAATGGATCTACTTACAGTGGGACATTACATTTTATGCTTTGGGATAATTTCGGTTTGGATGAAGAGGACGTAACTCAACAAAGACAATGGGGAGGTTTAAGGTCATGGTATATTTTACAACATTATACAGAATTAAAAGGAAGACATAAACCTTTTCTAACCATTATTGAGTTTGATGAAAAGCTGTAA
- a CDS encoding ExeA family protein translates to MFESFYELHRAPFSRDLAVDELYASASQEEMLGRLAYVAERQWFAVLTGDCGTGKTTTIRRLAKELDEARFKLLYLSDSKLTPRHFYKGLLEQLGCESKFYRGDAKRQLHREIELMRGIHRLQPVVVVDEAHLLDREMLEELRFLLNLKMDSQSPMALILVGQSELWDRLGLQAYAAIRQRIDMQCYLPHMDRAEVGAYMKRHLSAAGAEHELFTEAAMDEIYRFSSGAARLVNKLCTHALIYGAQNKHRIVDDHMVKRVIQGELS, encoded by the coding sequence ATGTTTGAGTCCTTCTACGAGTTGCACCGTGCTCCGTTCTCCAGAGATCTTGCGGTAGACGAGTTATATGCGTCTGCGTCGCAGGAAGAAATGCTCGGGCGTCTGGCCTATGTCGCGGAACGCCAGTGGTTTGCCGTGCTCACAGGGGACTGCGGGACCGGGAAAACGACTACGATCCGGCGGTTAGCCAAGGAACTGGACGAGGCGCGCTTTAAGCTACTCTACCTGTCCGATTCGAAACTGACCCCGCGCCACTTCTACAAAGGGCTGCTGGAGCAGCTCGGCTGTGAGTCGAAATTTTACCGGGGGGATGCAAAACGGCAGTTACACCGGGAGATTGAACTCATGCGTGGGATTCACCGGCTACAGCCCGTGGTCGTGGTCGATGAAGCCCATCTGCTGGACCGGGAGATGCTGGAGGAACTGCGATTTCTACTAAATCTGAAAATGGATTCACAGAGTCCGATGGCCCTGATTCTGGTGGGGCAAAGCGAACTGTGGGACCGGCTGGGGCTGCAAGCCTATGCGGCGATCCGCCAGCGAATTGATATGCAGTGTTATCTTCCGCATATGGACCGGGCGGAAGTGGGGGCCTATATGAAGAGGCATCTGAGTGCAGCAGGTGCCGAGCATGAACTGTTTACGGAGGCGGCGATGGATGAAATCTACCGTTTTTCCAGCGGAGCCGCCCGGCTGGTGAACAAGCTCTGTACCCACGCGTTGATCTACGGCGCACAGAACAAGCACCGGATTGTGGACGACCATATGGTAAAGCGCGTGATCCAGGGAGAATTGTCATGA
- a CDS encoding DDE-type integrase/transposase/recombinase, whose protein sequence is MKDQKKAEALAAERMQLLAPLLAEGLDPAKAREMKAQICKQTGLSERTLRRYLASYRSEGFTGLKPKGKGRQPSEEILPTAVLEQAILLRREVPGRSVAQLIQILEWEGRISPGQIKRSTLQERLTACGYSSRHLRMYAESGVAARRFQQRHRNQLWQSDLKYGPYLPLGESGTMKQVYLVVFIDDATRFILHGEFVPVMDQRLVESAFRQAIQKYGVPEAVYFDNGKQYRTQAMTRICSKLGTRLLYAKPYSPESKGKVERFNQIVDSFLSEVALEKPKTLEQLNERFEVWLSECYQHKPHSALPDKQSPETAFRSDKKALRFMDPDTLADAFLHSEKRKVDKSGCISFMNRKYEVGLTVIGCTVEVVYDPADPTELTIEYEGRAPWRVREMEIGQRAGTRPALPEHLGASMTDTSRLLEAAEQRHQQRKQREAPAVTYRRVQAEDGHV, encoded by the coding sequence ATGAAAGACCAAAAGAAAGCCGAAGCCCTCGCCGCAGAGCGGATGCAGCTTCTCGCTCCCCTGCTTGCCGAAGGGCTGGACCCGGCCAAAGCCCGGGAGATGAAAGCGCAGATTTGTAAGCAAACCGGACTCTCCGAACGTACCTTGCGCCGGTATTTGGCGAGTTACCGGAGCGAAGGATTTACCGGCCTGAAGCCCAAAGGCAAAGGGCGGCAGCCCTCCGAAGAGATTCTTCCTACCGCCGTGCTCGAGCAAGCGATTCTCTTGCGCCGGGAGGTCCCCGGCCGCAGCGTCGCACAGCTCATTCAGATTTTAGAATGGGAAGGGCGGATTTCGCCGGGCCAAATTAAGCGTAGTACCCTGCAGGAGAGACTGACTGCCTGTGGCTACAGCTCGCGCCATCTGCGGATGTACGCCGAATCCGGGGTTGCCGCCAGACGCTTCCAGCAGCGCCACCGGAACCAGCTGTGGCAGTCAGACCTCAAATACGGACCGTATTTGCCCCTTGGCGAAAGCGGGACGATGAAACAGGTGTATCTGGTCGTGTTCATTGACGACGCTACAAGGTTTATTCTGCATGGGGAGTTTGTGCCGGTCATGGACCAGCGGCTGGTCGAATCGGCGTTTCGCCAAGCGATCCAGAAGTATGGGGTACCAGAAGCGGTCTATTTTGACAACGGCAAGCAGTACCGTACCCAAGCCATGACCCGGATATGTTCCAAGCTCGGAACCCGGCTGCTCTATGCGAAGCCCTACTCGCCTGAATCCAAAGGCAAGGTCGAACGGTTTAACCAAATCGTCGATTCGTTTCTGAGCGAAGTCGCCTTGGAGAAGCCGAAGACACTCGAGCAGTTGAATGAGCGCTTCGAGGTATGGCTCTCGGAGTGCTACCAGCACAAGCCCCACTCCGCCCTGCCGGACAAGCAAAGCCCGGAAACGGCGTTTCGGAGTGACAAGAAAGCGCTGCGGTTCATGGACCCGGATACCTTGGCGGACGCGTTCTTGCATAGTGAAAAGCGGAAGGTCGACAAGTCGGGCTGCATTAGCTTCATGAACCGAAAGTACGAAGTGGGCCTGACGGTCATTGGCTGTACGGTCGAGGTGGTTTATGACCCGGCAGACCCCACGGAACTGACGATTGAGTATGAGGGACGAGCGCCGTGGCGGGTGCGCGAGATGGAAATCGGTCAGCGGGCGGGAACCCGTCCGGCGTTGCCGGAGCACCTGGGCGCATCTATGACCGACACGTCGAGACTGCTGGAGGCGGCAGAGCAGCGACACCAGCAGCGCAAACAGCGGGAAGCACCTGCGGTGACGTACCGCAGAGTGCAGGCGGAGGATGGCCATGTTTGA
- a CDS encoding DUF6431 domain-containing protein: protein MKRSLVFFVRGAEEVPCPCCTENLEIIGSRERKVRGGGGELRQLVIRRLRCVGCRRIHHELPDLLIPYKRYDSRCIEQAVTEPEASVTACAETSTLRRWKVWFRVLSIYFILVLQALEARMSGLAPGSPEASDHLRMTSAPAFRQQGPGWLARLVRPVANAHLWVHTRFAYLSAPALR from the coding sequence TTGAAAAGATCCCTGGTGTTTTTCGTCAGGGGTGCGGAGGAGGTGCCCTGCCCGTGCTGCACAGAGAACCTGGAGATTATCGGTAGCCGGGAGCGGAAGGTCCGGGGTGGGGGTGGTGAGCTGCGCCAACTGGTGATTCGCAGACTCCGGTGTGTGGGATGCCGCAGGATTCACCATGAGCTCCCGGATCTACTCATTCCCTATAAACGGTACGATTCCCGTTGTATCGAACAGGCGGTCACGGAGCCGGAGGCGTCCGTGACCGCCTGCGCGGAAACCTCTACGTTACGGCGTTGGAAGGTCTGGTTTCGCGTGCTCTCTATCTACTTCATCCTCGTTCTGCAGGCGCTGGAGGCTCGGATGTCCGGCCTCGCTCCCGGGTCCCCCGAAGCTTCGGATCACCTGCGTATGACCTCCGCCCCCGCCTTTCGTCAGCAAGGACCCGGCTGGCTGGCCAGACTTGTCCGCCCCGTCGCAAACGCTCATTTGTGGGTACATACCCGTTTTGCCTATCTGTCCGCCCCGGCTCTACGGTAG
- a CDS encoding barstar family protein, giving the protein MGGKMIKYSIVDDESNLIVGTCDDIVGLSGECTTSDENESFHKIILENFQIAQTFKEYCNKTKSSVTNIQLCVMDIKGNSMGSYYFSLRVPLYFQKNGYGDKLIYVELIGTLLTKASKEALEIWEVWRQSLPTSTNLWFSLSKEQREGWLEVVRLYSKGSSNQQDEQHGVYSFDATYVTDSTSFFCALGEAINGPGGYFGFDLLSLEDCLCGGFGVMPPFTINLQNVSDFFGLDNAFFKQLNEIFTNKQVKLVRL; this is encoded by the coding sequence ATGGGAGGTAAGATGATTAAGTATTCAATAGTAGATGATGAAAGCAATTTGATTGTTGGAACATGCGATGACATCGTGGGACTATCAGGAGAATGTACTACAAGTGATGAAAACGAATCTTTCCACAAAATCATCCTAGAAAACTTTCAAATAGCGCAGACATTTAAAGAATATTGTAATAAGACGAAATCCAGTGTTACAAATATTCAGTTATGTGTCATGGATATCAAAGGAAACTCCATGGGTTCGTATTATTTCTCCTTAAGAGTCCCACTGTACTTCCAAAAAAATGGGTATGGGGATAAACTAATTTATGTTGAACTAATTGGAACACTACTAACAAAGGCTTCAAAAGAAGCCTTAGAAATTTGGGAGGTTTGGAGGCAATCTCTTCCTACGTCCACTAACTTATGGTTTAGTCTCTCGAAGGAACAAAGAGAAGGTTGGTTAGAAGTTGTACGATTATATTCTAAAGGAAGTTCTAATCAACAAGATGAACAACATGGAGTTTATTCTTTCGATGCAACTTACGTAACGGATTCAACTTCTTTCTTTTGTGCTTTAGGAGAGGCAATTAATGGTCCAGGTGGATATTTTGGCTTCGATTTATTGAGTCTGGAGGATTGTCTTTGTGGAGGCTTTGGTGTAATGCCGCCATTTACTATTAATTTGCAAAATGTGAGTGATTTTTTTGGGTTAGATAATGCTTTTTTTAAACAACTAAATGAGATATTTACTAATAAACAAGTAAAATTAGTTAGGCTCTAG